One Halioglobus japonicus DNA segment encodes these proteins:
- a CDS encoding SphA family protein produces MLSGTQAPVGLYGVGMVYDYSAGTLRDKRGNSFPTTAGGGSVDISAVVAGLLWTTEKQLLGANYGFAVYPALTNNAVELPALQSDTETSTGLADTYVQPLILGWTRDRADFTAGLGFYAPTGRYDPDADDNRGLGMWSYEAFAGTTVYFDEARSWHFAATAFYETHGEKEGSDVTVGDIVTIEGGFGKSFMEGAASAGIAYFAQWKVSRDDFGATPPSGPIVGKHEVYGMGPEVSLPLASKSKLYGFANLRYFWESGARSTLEGETLLLTLTFSIPSMPLQ; encoded by the coding sequence ATGCTGTCCGGTACACAGGCACCTGTGGGCTTGTATGGCGTCGGCATGGTCTACGACTACTCCGCCGGTACCCTGCGCGATAAGCGGGGTAATTCTTTCCCGACGACGGCAGGAGGCGGTAGTGTCGATATCTCCGCCGTGGTCGCGGGGTTGCTGTGGACAACCGAGAAACAGCTGCTGGGTGCTAACTATGGCTTTGCCGTGTATCCGGCGTTGACTAACAATGCAGTCGAACTCCCCGCACTACAGAGTGACACTGAGACCAGTACTGGTCTGGCGGATACCTATGTTCAGCCACTGATCCTGGGATGGACCCGGGACAGGGCCGATTTCACCGCGGGACTTGGCTTCTATGCCCCTACCGGAAGGTACGATCCAGATGCCGATGACAATCGAGGCCTCGGCATGTGGAGCTACGAGGCGTTCGCGGGCACTACGGTGTATTTTGATGAGGCGCGCAGCTGGCATTTTGCTGCGACCGCATTTTATGAAACGCACGGTGAGAAAGAAGGCTCCGATGTTACGGTGGGGGACATCGTGACGATTGAGGGCGGCTTCGGGAAGTCGTTTATGGAAGGAGCCGCGAGCGCGGGCATTGCCTATTTTGCACAATGGAAAGTCAGTCGTGACGACTTCGGTGCGACACCACCATCGGGCCCGATTGTCGGAAAGCACGAGGTGTATGGTATGGGTCCCGAGGTCTCGCTGCCGCTGGCCAGCAAGTCCAAACTCTACGGATTCGCTAACCTTCGTTATTTTTGGGAGTCTGGAGCAAGGAGCACGCTTGAGGGAGAGACCTTACTGCTCACGCTCACATTCTCGATACCGAGTATGCCCTTGCAGTAA
- a CDS encoding NAD-dependent epimerase/dehydratase family protein: MPKPKRIVTVTGAAGFVGRALVTRLLKEPSLQVRCMLRAGSDREQLQSISDRLTFCEGDITQPDSLVPAMKDSWGVVNLAGYREFWARDREQFYAINQHGAENVFEACLAVGAEKVVQVSTPLAFGVPKNLPFNEESAPGAHPSDYARSKYLGDAAGWAMHRERDLPLTVVHLAAVIGAGDDKSTMEVRRAVEQQLPALVGADTTYTYVYLQDAAEAIARALLSPDTVGRRFLIGDERATTREYFQLIGDIAGVRTPDINIPERWLMPTARVMEWVSRRTGKRPAIPLDVIKTTAAGSLLFSAELSKQSLAMEYTPLREALTEAVADIRATGTR, translated from the coding sequence ATGCCCAAACCAAAGCGCATCGTCACTGTCACGGGCGCCGCCGGCTTCGTCGGCCGCGCCCTGGTCACAAGATTACTGAAGGAGCCCTCACTGCAAGTGCGCTGTATGCTGCGCGCCGGCTCAGATCGGGAGCAACTCCAATCCATCTCAGACCGGCTCACTTTTTGCGAAGGGGATATCACCCAGCCGGATAGCCTGGTGCCAGCGATGAAAGACAGCTGGGGCGTGGTGAACCTGGCGGGCTATCGGGAGTTCTGGGCGCGCGACCGGGAGCAGTTCTATGCCATTAACCAACACGGTGCCGAAAACGTCTTCGAAGCATGCCTGGCTGTCGGCGCTGAAAAGGTGGTGCAAGTCAGTACGCCGCTCGCCTTTGGCGTACCTAAGAACCTGCCGTTTAACGAGGAGAGCGCCCCCGGGGCACATCCCAGCGATTATGCCCGTTCAAAGTATCTCGGCGATGCGGCGGGCTGGGCAATGCACCGCGAGCGTGATCTTCCCCTGACAGTAGTGCACCTCGCAGCCGTTATCGGCGCCGGCGACGACAAGTCCACCATGGAAGTACGCCGTGCGGTTGAGCAACAGCTACCGGCACTGGTGGGCGCGGACACCACCTACACTTACGTCTACCTGCAGGACGCCGCTGAAGCCATTGCCCGCGCACTGCTATCACCCGACACCGTTGGCCGTCGCTTTCTGATCGGTGACGAGCGCGCCACAACACGTGAATATTTTCAGCTAATCGGCGATATCGCAGGGGTTCGCACGCCCGACATCAATATCCCCGAGCGCTGGTTGATGCCGACAGCGCGTGTCATGGAGTGGGTTTCACGGCGCACCGGAAAACGGCCCGCAATTCCACTGGATGTCATCAAGACGACCGCCGCGGGATCGCTGCTGTTCTCTGCAGAGCTGAGTAAACAGTCGCTAGCCATGGAATACACGCCACTGCGAGAGGCTTTAACTGAAGCCGTTGCAGACATACGCGCAACCGGTACACGGTAG
- a CDS encoding sulfatase/phosphatase domain-containing protein — MRWPDKIAAGSVSDEIVHAMDLFPTLAKFAGGKVPDDRMIDGIDMAEFFVGEKEASGRDGFVVYMGNDIFGVKWRDWKLHFKEQTGWNGVLREYTMPRLYNLISDPQELDNVLFPHTWVPKAALPQLEEHVVSLKNEPPIPAGAADPYKPPR; from the coding sequence GTGCGCTGGCCGGACAAGATTGCTGCGGGCAGCGTCAGTGATGAGATTGTCCATGCGATGGACCTGTTCCCAACACTGGCCAAGTTCGCAGGTGGAAAAGTGCCTGATGATCGCATGATTGACGGTATCGATATGGCGGAGTTCTTTGTAGGCGAGAAAGAAGCGTCCGGGCGTGACGGCTTCGTCGTATACATGGGCAACGACATCTTCGGTGTGAAGTGGCGAGACTGGAAACTGCATTTCAAGGAACAGACCGGCTGGAACGGCGTGCTAAGAGAGTACACCATGCCGCGGCTCTACAACCTGATAAGCGACCCACAGGAACTTGACAATGTTCTCTTCCCCCACACTTGGGTACCCAAGGCAGCGCTACCGCAACTAGAGGAGCATGTAGTCTCGTTGAAAAATGAGCCACCAATCCCGGCGGGAGCGGCTGACCCGTATAAGCCACCGCGCTAG
- a CDS encoding SDR family NAD(P)-dependent oxidoreductase, whose amino-acid sequence MSTSSFKDKTVIITGASAGVGAACAELFADLGARLVLSARGAEALNTFADTLREKTSVLAIPMDVADEAACQALVDQTVNEYGAIHVLVNNAGAHHRGDVERQTAAHLTQMVDVNLRAPIYLTSLALPHIRKAGSGAVVMVGSLAGRTPMQGAATYAATKAGLKSFTHSLAEELLDSDINVGVVAPGPIDTAFIMEEIDRVEDIVYSQPMSTAQQVAEAVVAIANGESVEICLPSFSGRLTTLSYLFPSLRRKMRPSLYKKGAKNKEKYRARANGP is encoded by the coding sequence ATGAGTACATCGAGTTTCAAGGATAAGACTGTCATTATCACAGGCGCCTCGGCAGGCGTAGGTGCAGCCTGCGCGGAGCTATTTGCGGATCTGGGTGCCCGCCTAGTGCTGTCTGCACGCGGCGCGGAGGCGCTCAACACGTTCGCCGACACGCTGCGTGAAAAAACCAGCGTGCTCGCCATCCCCATGGACGTTGCCGACGAAGCGGCCTGCCAGGCTCTAGTCGATCAAACCGTCAACGAATATGGGGCGATTCATGTATTGGTGAACAACGCCGGTGCCCATCACAGGGGTGACGTTGAGAGGCAGACGGCCGCGCATCTGACCCAGATGGTAGACGTGAATTTGCGCGCACCGATCTACCTGACGTCGCTGGCATTGCCGCACATTCGCAAGGCTGGTAGTGGTGCAGTGGTGATGGTTGGTTCACTCGCAGGCCGCACACCCATGCAGGGTGCGGCCACTTATGCAGCCACCAAAGCAGGATTGAAGTCATTCACACATTCACTGGCGGAAGAATTGTTAGACAGCGATATCAACGTGGGCGTGGTCGCACCCGGGCCGATCGATACTGCATTTATCATGGAAGAAATCGACCGGGTGGAGGACATCGTGTACTCCCAACCCATGAGCACCGCTCAACAGGTGGCAGAGGCCGTCGTCGCAATCGCCAATGGCGAGAGCGTGGAGATTTGCCTGCCCTCTTTCAGTGGTCGGCTCACCACGCTGAGCTACCTGTTCCCATCGCTGCGCAGAAAAATGCGCCCGTCGCTGTACAAGAAAGGCGCAAAGAACAAAGAAAAGTATCGAGCTCGCGCGAACGGGCCCTGA
- a CDS encoding AraC family transcriptional regulator yields MEPRLNHARGLLNNFEIRLMLRDLASKQDVSLHQLLDGFDLPDDLLQQPGLRLTLDQEMRLYTRAATHNRDPMLGFKVGSQLSAANYGILGYAVLGAETVDDALTLMTEFAPLISWASHNQLTTDTFAGKRCRCLTLHPAANDPQAAVLEIDSTLASLQRLFNDLAGERLPFSAIQLTHPGTGVDWDWLNDWFACPIYFGAKRNALLISLDTAATLLPHPQPEYSALFRELCRESMNELVKGQGMLDNLRNMIRESEGKPPSLEWAAAQFNISARSLRRNLVATGYTYQALLDEEQFALAQHYLLSTQLTVEAIAGTLGYSSARSFRTAFQRWTGCTPSEFRLAEQSR; encoded by the coding sequence ATGGAACCGCGCCTTAACCACGCCCGCGGGCTGTTGAACAACTTCGAAATTCGCCTGATGCTGCGTGATCTGGCGTCGAAGCAAGACGTATCATTGCACCAACTGTTGGATGGCTTTGACCTACCCGACGACCTGCTCCAGCAGCCGGGCCTACGCCTGACACTGGATCAGGAGATGCGGCTTTATACACGGGCTGCCACCCATAATCGGGACCCGATGCTAGGATTCAAAGTGGGCTCACAGTTATCGGCGGCCAATTACGGCATTCTCGGTTACGCAGTACTGGGCGCAGAAACCGTTGACGACGCGCTGACCCTGATGACTGAGTTCGCGCCACTGATTAGCTGGGCCTCACACAACCAGCTCACCACCGACACGTTTGCCGGCAAACGCTGCCGCTGTCTGACACTGCACCCTGCTGCGAATGACCCTCAAGCGGCCGTGCTCGAAATCGACAGCACCCTCGCCTCACTGCAACGCCTGTTTAACGACCTCGCGGGAGAGAGGCTGCCCTTTAGCGCTATCCAGCTAACGCACCCGGGTACTGGCGTCGACTGGGACTGGCTCAACGATTGGTTCGCCTGCCCGATCTACTTTGGCGCCAAGCGCAATGCACTGTTGATCTCGCTAGACACTGCGGCAACCCTGCTGCCTCATCCACAGCCTGAGTACTCCGCATTATTCCGTGAGCTGTGCCGCGAGAGCATGAACGAATTGGTGAAAGGCCAGGGCATGCTGGACAATCTGCGCAACATGATCCGAGAATCGGAGGGCAAGCCTCCCTCACTGGAGTGGGCAGCTGCCCAGTTCAACATCAGCGCCCGCAGTCTGCGCCGCAATTTAGTGGCCACCGGCTACACCTATCAGGCCTTGCTGGATGAGGAGCAGTTTGCGCTCGCCCAGCACTACCTGCTATCGACTCAGCTCACCGTGGAGGCCATTGCCGGCACGCTGGGTTACTCAAGCGCGCGTAGCTTTCGCACAGCATTTCAACGCTGGACAGGATGCACGCCCAGCGAATTCAGGTTAGCTGAACAATCCCGGTAG
- a CDS encoding glycine zipper 2TM domain-containing protein — MRVSTPIHLHVLSALVLFGCAESENAVDANLARIISVEAIEEKVQTPRTVCENVTVTRQAEVKDDQQIAGTASGAVIGGAMGNQIGGGSGRAIATAAGAVIGGAVGKKAQKNYQAGNTQTGTEQQCTTVMDETVNIRGYNVSYEIDGKSGSVRMDEPPKGDTIPVVNGQLVLHSVGVEQP; from the coding sequence ATGAGAGTATCCACACCTATCCATTTACACGTCTTGAGTGCTCTAGTTCTTTTCGGCTGCGCTGAGAGCGAGAATGCGGTCGATGCAAACTTGGCCAGGATCATCAGCGTTGAGGCGATTGAGGAAAAAGTACAGACGCCCCGAACGGTCTGTGAGAATGTCACTGTGACCCGCCAGGCCGAGGTAAAGGATGACCAGCAGATAGCCGGCACGGCAAGCGGTGCTGTTATTGGCGGTGCAATGGGCAACCAGATCGGCGGGGGCAGTGGCAGGGCGATCGCCACAGCAGCGGGCGCGGTCATTGGCGGCGCGGTGGGCAAGAAGGCGCAGAAAAATTATCAGGCCGGTAATACTCAGACGGGAACCGAGCAGCAGTGCACCACAGTGATGGATGAGACTGTCAATATTCGCGGCTACAACGTTTCATATGAGATCGATGGTAAGTCGGGCAGCGTGCGGATGGATGAGCCGCCAAAGGGCGACACGATTCCGGTCGTCAATGGCCAGTTGGTATTACACAGCGTGGGTGTCGAGCAGCCCTAG
- a CDS encoding ABC transporter ATP-binding protein, translating into MFRFFEQLIDPFPPRVEGRSPRSVFKFCRHYARGLEPYLALMALLSTGIAMVEVALFDVMGQVVDLLATQTPETLQAADNADMLWWALGLLATFPLLVALQSLLLHQTLMGNFPMIVRWLTHRYLLRQSLSFFHDEFAGRIATRVMQTALAVRTTVIKLLDIMVYVGVYFLSVLALFAAIDWRLMLPLAIWFGIYVLILHILLPRLEAISEAQADARSMMTGRIADSYTNITTVKLFSHARREAAYAREGMQEFMGTVHPQMRLVTWMETCVAVNNTIMLLAVGSVSIYLWQGDAITPGVIAAAIALSLRLFGISEWIMWEVSDLFENIGTVRDGTRTLSRPIEVEDAPDAAELNVSHGAIAFEKVNFAYGGSVPVFQGLELTISPGEKVGIIGRSGAGKSTLVNLLLRFYDVDSGVIRIDDADIREVTQASLRANIGMVTQDTSLLHRTVRENILYGREDASEAALLAAVERARAAEFIYALEDQNGQRGLDARVGERGVKLSGGQRQRIAIARVMLKDAPILVLDEATSALDSEVEVAIQDSLYELMEGKTVIAIAHRLSTIAALDRLIVLDGGQVVESGSHAELLASGGIYKRLWDYQSGGFLAPD; encoded by the coding sequence ATCTTTCGTTTCTTTGAACAACTGATTGATCCCTTTCCGCCGCGGGTGGAAGGGCGTTCGCCACGCTCGGTGTTCAAGTTCTGCAGGCACTATGCGCGTGGTCTTGAACCCTATCTGGCGCTGATGGCACTACTAAGCACCGGCATTGCCATGGTTGAGGTTGCCCTGTTTGATGTGATGGGGCAGGTGGTTGACCTACTCGCCACCCAGACGCCGGAAACGCTTCAGGCTGCCGATAACGCAGACATGCTCTGGTGGGCACTGGGGTTGCTGGCGACGTTCCCTCTACTGGTAGCTTTGCAGTCGCTGTTGCTGCACCAGACGCTGATGGGCAATTTCCCGATGATTGTGCGGTGGCTGACACATCGCTACCTGTTGCGCCAGAGTCTGTCGTTTTTCCACGATGAATTCGCCGGGCGTATCGCTACCCGGGTTATGCAGACCGCGCTGGCGGTGCGTACCACGGTCATCAAGCTGCTCGACATTATGGTGTATGTCGGCGTCTATTTCCTCTCGGTCCTCGCGTTATTCGCTGCTATTGACTGGCGTCTGATGCTGCCGCTGGCGATCTGGTTCGGCATCTATGTGCTTATTCTTCACATATTGTTGCCCCGCCTGGAGGCCATTTCCGAAGCGCAGGCAGACGCCCGTTCAATGATGACCGGGCGCATCGCAGACAGCTACACCAACATCACCACCGTCAAACTGTTCTCCCACGCCCGGCGCGAAGCTGCCTACGCACGCGAGGGCATGCAGGAGTTTATGGGCACCGTGCACCCGCAGATGCGCCTGGTAACCTGGATGGAAACTTGCGTCGCGGTGAACAACACCATCATGCTGTTAGCCGTCGGCAGTGTGTCGATTTACCTGTGGCAGGGTGATGCCATAACACCCGGTGTTATCGCAGCAGCCATCGCCCTGAGCCTGCGACTGTTTGGCATCAGTGAATGGATTATGTGGGAAGTATCGGATCTGTTCGAGAACATCGGCACTGTGCGCGATGGCACCCGAACGCTGTCTCGACCCATCGAGGTGGAAGATGCCCCTGACGCCGCCGAGCTTAACGTTAGCCACGGCGCAATTGCTTTCGAAAAGGTGAACTTTGCCTATGGCGGTTCGGTGCCGGTGTTTCAGGGCCTGGAGCTTACGATTTCGCCAGGTGAAAAGGTAGGGATTATCGGCCGCTCGGGGGCCGGGAAATCCACACTGGTCAATCTGTTACTGCGCTTCTACGACGTGGATAGTGGCGTGATACGGATCGATGACGCTGATATTCGCGAGGTTACCCAGGCTAGCCTGCGCGCCAATATTGGTATGGTGACCCAGGATACTTCGCTACTGCATCGTACGGTGCGGGAGAACATTCTCTACGGACGCGAAGATGCCAGTGAAGCGGCGCTGCTGGCCGCCGTGGAGCGGGCGAGGGCAGCGGAGTTTATCTATGCTCTGGAAGACCAGAACGGCCAGCGTGGCCTCGACGCCCGCGTGGGTGAGCGGGGCGTGAAGTTGAGCGGCGGCCAGCGGCAGCGTATTGCTATCGCCCGGGTCATGCTCAAGGACGCCCCTATTCTGGTGTTGGACGAAGCCACCTCGGCACTGGACTCGGAAGTGGAAGTCGCGATTCAGGATAGCCTGTATGAACTCATGGAAGGCAAGACCGTTATCGCGATTGCGCATCGACTGTCCACGATCGCCGCACTCGATCGCCTGATCGTGCTCGATGGCGGGCAGGTGGTTGAATCGGGTAGCCACGCTGAGCTGCTGGCCAGTGGCGGCATCTATAAGCGCCTTTGGGACTATCAGTCTGGGGGCTTTCTTGCGCCAGACTAA
- a CDS encoding OmpP1/FadL family transporter: MKHISIALLLMMLGAGSVQAGGLWLNQYGDFASGRSSAGTAAGTDDAAAIIHNPAAGTRLAGSHVFGSAGAIIPEVEFDLDYTSPVNGDDNGGQAGLNAPVASFAYINDLGSDKWSVGISSAGLAGAGLEYNQNWAGRFQNTYVELLVLAISPTVGYKVTDKLSLGLALQYYYTTLDFEIALPTIPGRDAGKGTLDGKDNGFSYALGAMYEFSDNTRLGIRYQGEIDADFDGNVKVQGSILDRSIDSDTNLTMAALLRLGLYHQLNERWGLGVTIGWDDWSALDNVFVSLPEEGAALVKNWDDTYHYALGLEYAASRHWDLTGGIAYDSNPVSAHDRTADLPVDRQVRYTGGARYQLRDNISIGGYLNYTDLGSARISSERWGGKYADNHVLEFSFSLSWAL, translated from the coding sequence ATGAAGCATATTTCGATAGCTCTACTCCTGATGATGTTGGGAGCAGGGTCTGTGCAGGCCGGTGGCCTGTGGCTGAACCAGTACGGTGATTTCGCCTCTGGACGTTCCAGTGCAGGCACCGCAGCGGGCACTGACGATGCAGCTGCGATTATTCATAATCCGGCCGCAGGCACGCGTCTGGCGGGCAGTCACGTGTTCGGCAGTGCCGGCGCGATTATTCCGGAAGTTGAGTTTGATCTTGATTACACGTCGCCGGTGAATGGCGACGACAACGGCGGGCAGGCCGGTTTGAATGCACCGGTAGCTAGCTTTGCCTATATTAACGATCTTGGTTCCGATAAATGGAGCGTAGGTATTTCCAGTGCGGGGCTGGCGGGCGCAGGACTGGAGTATAATCAGAACTGGGCGGGGCGCTTCCAGAACACTTATGTAGAGCTGCTTGTCCTGGCGATATCGCCGACGGTGGGATACAAGGTCACCGACAAGCTGTCGCTGGGTCTTGCACTGCAGTACTACTATACGACGCTGGATTTCGAGATAGCGCTGCCAACCATACCCGGGCGCGATGCCGGTAAGGGCACGCTGGATGGCAAGGACAACGGTTTCTCGTATGCGCTCGGAGCGATGTACGAATTTAGTGACAATACCCGACTGGGTATTCGCTATCAGGGCGAGATCGACGCGGACTTTGATGGCAACGTAAAGGTCCAGGGCAGTATTCTCGATCGCAGTATCGATTCTGACACTAACCTGACAATGGCGGCACTTCTGCGTCTGGGTCTCTATCACCAGTTGAACGAGCGATGGGGGCTGGGCGTGACCATCGGCTGGGATGACTGGAGTGCTCTGGATAACGTGTTTGTCTCGTTGCCAGAGGAGGGTGCTGCGCTGGTAAAAAACTGGGATGACACGTATCACTATGCCTTGGGCCTCGAGTACGCAGCATCCAGGCACTGGGATCTCACCGGCGGTATCGCCTATGACTCCAACCCGGTCAGTGCACACGACCGCACGGCTGACCTGCCCGTAGACAGGCAGGTCCGATACACCGGCGGCGCGCGCTACCAATTGCGCGACAATATCAGTATCGGTGGATATTTGAACTATACTGATCTCGGTAGCGCTCGCATAAGTTCGGAGCGGTGGGGCGGCAAATACGCCGACAACCATGTGCTCGAGTTTTCATTTTCCTTAAGTTGGGCGTTATAA
- a CDS encoding CmcJ/NvfI family oxidoreductase encodes MTQHPDVTAPVRYLAPGQHRPIYIASQGGADAALSIGADFEEHMVTIHNARNLQPAATLDTQGFCLIDHPTSIADFYQLDDNIVAYEAEIMSLVLSATGAADALVFDHTLRSDSRQVRSEHSTREPASVIHNDYTPASAVKRVRDLLPEQEAEQRLQQRFAIINVWRSIRGKVLNSPLALCSYASAQPTDFVASERRAKDRIGELQLVTFNPAHRWFYFPEQKLNESLLIKTFDSATDGRARGVAHTAFDNPLAPAGAPPRESMESRLLVFF; translated from the coding sequence ATGACCCAACATCCGGACGTCACTGCCCCAGTGCGCTACCTTGCCCCGGGGCAGCACAGGCCGATTTACATCGCGTCACAGGGCGGCGCAGATGCGGCACTGAGCATCGGCGCTGACTTCGAGGAACATATGGTAACCATTCATAACGCCCGCAATCTGCAGCCCGCGGCGACACTGGATACCCAGGGCTTTTGCCTTATTGACCACCCAACATCCATCGCAGACTTCTATCAGCTCGATGACAACATAGTAGCTTACGAGGCAGAGATCATGTCGCTGGTGCTGAGCGCAACTGGCGCCGCTGATGCGCTGGTATTCGACCACACTTTGAGGTCCGACTCGCGCCAGGTGCGTAGTGAACATAGCACTCGCGAACCCGCGTCTGTGATCCACAATGACTACACCCCGGCCTCTGCGGTTAAGCGGGTTCGGGATCTACTACCGGAGCAGGAAGCAGAGCAACGGCTACAGCAGCGCTTCGCGATCATTAACGTCTGGCGCTCTATCCGGGGCAAGGTGCTAAACAGCCCGTTGGCACTGTGCAGCTACGCCTCGGCACAGCCAACTGACTTTGTAGCAAGCGAGCGACGCGCCAAAGACCGCATCGGTGAATTGCAGTTGGTGACTTTCAACCCGGCGCATCGCTGGTTTTATTTTCCTGAGCAAAAGCTCAACGAGTCGCTCTTGATAAAAACCTTCGATTCGGCCACCGACGGCCGCGCCCGCGGTGTTGCCCACACCGCCTTCGACAATCCGCTGGCACCCGCCGGCGCCCCACCCCGAGAGAGCATGGAGTCCAGGCTGCTGGTATTCTTCTAA
- a CDS encoding DUF481 domain-containing protein: protein MSLKFFSAWLATMLFLVSLEAHATRKTDVVTLYNGDQLTGEIKSLFGSILEFSTSAMGTVRIEWPEIASISSEYRYEVRLSDGERLYGSLDKGEREGQAVLIDPFERHELEWLQVIELRPIQDSFAERLDVYLAAGYSYTKASSVGQLSFNTEVSYEDESSRNLLRARTEITTTKEDDTSATRVDVYRDVWRENRADAFRAIFANYEDNDELELAYRLGAGAGLGRYFIDNHRRRLYGVAGMQVITEKPLDSSDSNADTSTNQDIELLLNVNYAVWQFSTPELNLDLGFTLYPSLTDSGRVRSNANLRLRWELIDDLYWDFTAWSSTDNAAENSGKSRDYSLTTGIGWEY, encoded by the coding sequence GTGTCCTTGAAATTTTTCAGCGCTTGGCTGGCCACTATGTTATTCCTGGTCAGCTTGGAGGCGCATGCTACGCGTAAAACCGACGTCGTTACTCTATACAACGGAGACCAGTTGACTGGAGAGATCAAGTCTCTTTTCGGTAGCATTCTCGAATTTAGCACTAGTGCCATGGGTACGGTGAGAATCGAATGGCCTGAGATCGCCAGTATCAGCAGTGAGTATCGCTATGAGGTGAGACTCAGTGACGGCGAACGTCTGTACGGCTCGCTAGATAAAGGTGAGAGGGAGGGGCAGGCGGTTCTAATAGATCCGTTTGAAAGGCATGAATTGGAGTGGTTGCAGGTAATTGAGTTGCGTCCCATCCAGGATAGCTTTGCTGAGCGCCTGGATGTATATCTTGCAGCGGGGTATTCCTACACCAAAGCTAGCAGCGTCGGACAGCTCAGTTTCAATACCGAGGTGAGTTATGAGGACGAGAGCTCGAGAAACCTTCTCAGAGCACGGACTGAAATCACTACAACCAAAGAAGATGACACGTCCGCAACGCGTGTTGATGTCTACAGAGATGTCTGGCGAGAAAATCGCGCAGATGCGTTCAGGGCCATTTTTGCGAACTATGAGGACAACGATGAACTTGAATTGGCGTACCGTCTAGGCGCGGGCGCTGGTCTGGGGCGATACTTTATCGATAACCATCGAAGACGTCTCTACGGTGTGGCAGGTATGCAAGTGATTACCGAAAAGCCGCTGGACAGTAGTGATAGTAACGCCGACACAAGCACCAATCAGGATATCGAACTACTGCTCAATGTAAATTATGCAGTGTGGCAGTTCAGCACGCCCGAGTTAAATCTTGATCTCGGTTTTACTCTATACCCAAGCCTGACGGATTCCGGACGTGTGAGATCCAATGCCAATTTGCGGCTTCGCTGGGAACTGATCGACGACCTGTACTGGGACTTCACTGCGTGGTCTTCTACTGATAACGCGGCAGAAAATTCCGGAAAAAGCAGGGACTACTCCTTGACCACTGGAATTGGTTGGGAGTACTAA